The DNA segment CCTTCGGCCACTGGAAAAGCACAAGAAGGAACCAGGCTGCGCTGTCCCTCCACTTCCACCACGCAGATGCGGCAGGAGCCGGTGGGCGTAAGATTTTTCAAATAGCACAGCGTGGGAATGTGCACGCCTTCGCGTTGCGCCACGGTCAAAATGGTCTCGCCCGGATTGGCCCAGACCTCTTTGTTGTTTATTGTAATCGTCATACTTTCCTCATTGGCGTTCTAACGTTCACTCATGCTTTGGATTATCGCGCCTGCCCGCCGGCTCAGAGGCCGGAGCTGAACACAGACGCCTGTGGTCCTAGCCGTTTACTTCACGGTGCCAGGCTATTCGACCAAGATGGCGTTGAATTTGCAGTTGGCGCGACATTGATCGCAACGGATGCACTTTTCTTCGATAATATAGTGCGCCTTTTTCTTTTCACCCACGATGGCGTTCTGCGGGCACTTTTTAGCGCATAGCGTGCAGCCGGTGCAGGCTTCGGTGTCGATACGATAGGTCAACAGCTCGCGACAATGGCCGGCCGGACAGCGCCGGTCGTAGAGATGCGCCTCATATTCGTCGCGGAAATAACGCAACGTACTCAGCACCGGATTGGCCGCGGTCTGGCCCAATCCGCATAAAGAGGTGTTCTTGATCACATCTGCCAGACGCTCCAAATACACCATGCCCTGAAAGCGCAGCAACGCCTCCTCCGGCGACTTTTCGCTGCGATAGCTCTGCGTCAACCGCTCGAGGATCTCCAGCAACCGTTTGGTGCCCTCGCGGCAGGGGATGCATTTGCCGCAGGATTCCGATTGAATAAAAGTCATGAAAAATTTAGCCACATCCACCATGCAGGTGGACTCATCCATAACCACCAGTCCACCGGATCCCATCATGGCGCCGATGGACTTGAGCGACTCATAGTCCACCGGGGTGTCGAGAACCGAATCGGGTAACGCGCCGCCCGAAGGGCCGCCGATTTGAACCGCTTTGAATTTTTTGTTGTCCGGACAACCGCCGCCGATGTCGTAGATCACCTCACGCAACGGCGTGCCCATGGGCACCTCCACCAGACCGGTGTTGACGATCTTGCCGGACAGGGCGAAAATCTTTGTGCCCTTGGAGCCGGCGGTGCCGATGGCGCTGAAGGCATCGGCGCCGTATTTGAAAATGGTCGGCACATTGGCGAAGGTCTCTACATTGTTGATCACCGTCGGCTTGCCGAACAAACCCTCATCCGACGGATAAGGCGGACGCGGACGGGGCATACCCCGCTTGCCTTCGATGGAGTGGATCAACGCGGTCTCTTCACCGCAGACAAAAGCGCCGGCGCCTTTTTTAACTTTGAGGTTAAAAGTAAAGCCGCTGCCGAGGATATTTGTACCCAACAGGCCGTAGCGCTTGGCGTCGTCGATGGTCTTGAGCAGGCGCTTGATGGCCAACGGATATTCCGCGCGACAGTAGATGTACCCTTCCGAAGCGCCGATGGCGTAGGCGGCGATCACCATGCCCTCAATGATGCGGTGGGGATCGCCCTCCAGCACCGCGCGATCCATGAAGGCGCCCGGATCGCCCTCATCCGCATTGCAAATCAGATATTTTTTGTCGCCCTTGCTTTTAGCAGCCAGTTCCCACTTTTTGCCCGTGGGAAAACCGCCGCCGCCGCGGCCGCGCAACCCGGCCTTGAGCACATTTTGAATCACTTCCTGCGGCGTCATGGTGTTGAGCGCCTGGCTCAAACCCTGATACCCCCCACGGGCCAGATACTGATCGATGCTTTCGGGATCAATGACACCGCAGTTTTCCAGCACCAGTTTTTTCTGCTTGGCGAAAAACGGCACCTGCTGCATCGACGGCGCATCTTTCCATCCGTTGTGCGGCCCATCCGTGTACACGCCGAGCACTTTATCCGACAGCAGCTTTTTCTGCACCACGGTTTCATCGATGATCCTCTCCACATCCTCCGGCTTGACCTCCGCATAGCTGATGCGGCCCGATCCCGGCAGCTTGACGTCGACGATGACTTCGCGGGAGCAGTAACCGACACAACCGGTGGCCACCAGTTTGGCGTTGATGTTCTTTTTCTTCAGCTCAGCCGCCAGCGCGTCATACACCTTCTGCGCACCGTTGGCCAGACCGCAAGTGCCCATGCCGACCAGAATGACCGGCTGGCGGTGCTCCTCCAGCAACAACTCTTTTTTGAAAGCGTCCAATCGCTTTTTGCTCTCCGCCGACTGGTTGCACTGAGGAGCGGTTTGGACGCAGGTCACGAAATATTTGCACGGAGTTTCCTGAGTGTGCCAGCAATTGGTAAATAATGGGGTATAGGAATTCATAAGCTCCTCATTCACTTTTTTCCGCCCGGCGAGAGGCGATTAACTTTTGCACTTCTTTGACCGTTAGGCCGCCGAAAAATTCGTCGTTGATCGAAATGACCGGCGCAATGCTGCAGGCGCCCATGCAGGCCACCGTCTCGATGGTGAATTGCCCGTCCCGGGTGGTGCCGCCCGCTTTAACGCCCAGCTCGGTCTCCAGGGTGGTGAGAATATCCAAAGACCCTTTGACATGACACGCCGTGCCGCGGCATACGCGGATCACATTCTTGCCCAGCGGCGTGAGGCGGAATTGATTGTAAAACGTGGCAACACCAAAGACCCTGCTGACCGGCAGGTGCGTATGTTTGGCAATATTATGCAGCTCCTCCTCGGGCACATAACCGTACACTTCCTGCACATCCTGCAAAATCGGAATCAGAACCGATGGATCGTTCCCAGGATACTTGCTGTACACATCGCTCGCTTGCATTGTTTCCTCGCTATTTATTCAATGATGGATGATTGGCCGGATGAAACAGATCACGACTCCCTGACCGAAGGATGACCAAGGACGCCGAGCGCAGCGGCAATCGCCAGCAACAGCTCCTGATCTCCGAAAGAATCGACATGGTAATAATAGACCCGCT comes from the bacterium genome and includes:
- a CDS encoding NADH-quinone oxidoreductase subunit NuoF, with the protein product MNSYTPLFTNCWHTQETPCKYFVTCVQTAPQCNQSAESKKRLDAFKKELLLEEHRQPVILVGMGTCGLANGAQKVYDALAAELKKKNINAKLVATGCVGYCSREVIVDVKLPGSGRISYAEVKPEDVERIIDETVVQKKLLSDKVLGVYTDGPHNGWKDAPSMQQVPFFAKQKKLVLENCGVIDPESIDQYLARGGYQGLSQALNTMTPQEVIQNVLKAGLRGRGGGGFPTGKKWELAAKSKGDKKYLICNADEGDPGAFMDRAVLEGDPHRIIEGMVIAAYAIGASEGYIYCRAEYPLAIKRLLKTIDDAKRYGLLGTNILGSGFTFNLKVKKGAGAFVCGEETALIHSIEGKRGMPRPRPPYPSDEGLFGKPTVINNVETFANVPTIFKYGADAFSAIGTAGSKGTKIFALSGKIVNTGLVEVPMGTPLREVIYDIGGGCPDNKKFKAVQIGGPSGGALPDSVLDTPVDYESLKSIGAMMGSGGLVVMDESTCMVDVAKFFMTFIQSESCGKCIPCREGTKRLLEILERLTQSYRSEKSPEEALLRFQGMVYLERLADVIKNTSLCGLGQTAANPVLSTLRYFRDEYEAHLYDRRCPAGHCRELLTYRIDTEACTGCTLCAKKCPQNAIVGEKKKAHYIIEEKCIRCDQCRANCKFNAILVE
- the nuoE gene encoding NADH-quinone oxidoreductase subunit NuoE, translating into MQASDVYSKYPGNDPSVLIPILQDVQEVYGYVPEEELHNIAKHTHLPVSRVFGVATFYNQFRLTPLGKNVIRVCRGTACHVKGSLDILTTLETELGVKAGGTTRDGQFTIETVACMGACSIAPVISINDEFFGGLTVKEVQKLIASRRAEKSE